The Lactuca sativa cultivar Salinas chromosome 2, Lsat_Salinas_v11, whole genome shotgun sequence genome includes a window with the following:
- the LOC111898611 gene encoding ruBisCO large subunit-binding protein subunit beta, chloroplastic: MASTFAGVSSVGSLACSSNRVIDKNLSIPSNKLSSFASISSTSLVRRQNLSLRKAPRTPQIKAAAKELYFNKDGSAIKKLQIGVNKLADLVGVTLGPKGRNVVLESKYGTPKIVNDGVTVAKEVELDDPVENIGAKLVRQAAAKTNDLAGDGTTTSVVLAQGLIAEGVKVVAAGANPVLITRGIEKTTKALVAELKLISKEVEDSELADVAAVSAGNNYEVGNMIAEAMSKVGRKGVVTLEEGKSAENSLYVVEGMQFDRGYISPYFVTDSEKMVVEYENCKLLLVDKKVTNARDLISVLEDAIKNGYPILIIAEDIEQEALATLVVNRLRGALKIAALKAPGFGERKSQYLDDIAILTGGTVIRDEVGLTLDKADNSVLGHAAKVVLGKDYTTIVGDGSSQAAVEKRVAQIRNLIEAAEQDYEKEKLNERIAKLSGGVAVIQVGAQTETELKEKKLRVEDALNATKAAVEEGVVVGGGCTLLRLASKVDAIKETLDNDEEKVGADIVKRALSYPLKLIAKNAGVNGSVVSEKVLANDNARYGYNAATDKYEDLMSAGIIDPTKVVRCCLEHASSVAKTFLMSDCVVVEIKEPEPVVAGNPMDNSGYGY; encoded by the exons ATGGCTTCGACTTTTGCTGGTGTCTCATCTGTTGGATCCTTGGCATGTTCCAGTAACAGAGTAATAGATAAGAATCTGTCAATTCCATCAAACAAGCTATCATCTTTTGCTTCAATATCTTCTACTTCGTTAGTCAGGAGACAAAATCTTTCACTCCGAAAAGCCCCACGAACTCCCCAAATCAAAGCTGCAGCAAAGGAATTGTACTTCAACAAAGACGGATCAGCTATCAAAAAGCTTCAA ATTGGTGTAAACAAACTTGCAGATCTAGTCGGCGTTACTCTTGGTCCAAAGGGGAGAAATGTAGTTCTAGAAAGCAAGTATGGCACCCCTAAAATTGTCAACGATGGAGTTACTGTTGCTAAAGAGGTAGAATTGGATGATCCAGTGGAGAACATTGGTGCAAAACTTGTTCGACAAGCTGCTGCAAAGACCAATGATTTAGCTGGAGATGGAACAACAACATCAGTAGTCCTTGCACAAGGTCTTATTGCAGAAGGTGTCAAG GTTGTGGCAGCAGGTGCAAATCCTGTCCTAATTACCAGAGGCATTGAAAAGACAACTAAAGCCTTGGTAGCTGAGCTTAAATTGATCTCAAAAGAAGTTGAAGATAGTGAACTTGCTGACGTGGCAGCAGTTAGTGCTGGAAACAACTATGAAGTAGGAAACATGATAGCAGAAGCCATGAGTAAAGTAGGAAGAAAAGGTGTAGTAACTCTTGAAGAAGGAAAAAGTGCTGAAAACAGTCTTTATGTTGTTGAAGGCATGCAATTTGACAGAGGTTACATCTCACCTTACTTTGTAACCGATAGTGAGAAAATGGTAGTTGAATATGAAAACtgcaag TTGCTCTTAGTAGACAAGAAAGTGACAAATGCAAGAGATCTCATCAGTGTATTAGAAGATGCTATAAAAAACGGTTACCCAATTCTTATAATAGCTGAAGACATCGAACAAGAAGCTTTAGCAACTCTTGTTGTGAATAGACTTAGAGGGGCATTAAAGATAGCTGCTTTAAAAGCTCCTGGATTTGGAGAAAGAAAAAGCCAGTATCTTGATGACATTGCCATTTTAACTGGAG GGACTGTGATTAGAGATGAAGTGGGGCTTACTTTAGACAAAGCTGACAATTCAGTATTAGGGCATGCTGCTAAAGTTGTTCTTGGGAAAGATTACACAACAATAGTTGGTGATGGAAGCTCTCAAGCTGCAGTTGAAAAGCGTGTAGCTCAAATTAGAAATCTTATTGAGGCAGCTGAACAGGATTATGAAAAGGAAAAGCTTAATGAGAGAATTGCTAAACTTTCGGGTGGTGTTGCTGTCATTCAG GTTGGAGCTCAAACTGAAACCGAATTGAAGGAGAAGAAACTTAGAGTAGAAGATGCTCTTAATGCAACAAAG GCTGCTGTAGAGGAAGGAGTTGTTGTGGGTGGTGGATGTACTTTGTTGAGGCTTGCCTCTAAAGTGGATGCTATCAAGGAGACACTTGATAATGATGAGGAAAAG GTTGGAGCGGATATTGTGAAGAGAGCTTTGAGTTACCCTCTTAAGTTGATTGCAAAAAATGCAGGTGTTAATGGAAGTGTAGTTAGTGAGAAG gttTTGGCGAATGATAATGCGAGATACGGATATAACGCAGCGACAGATAAATACGAAGATTTAATGTCGGCTGGAATCATCGATCCAACAAAG GTGGTGAGGTGTTGTCTGGAGCATGCTTCATCTGTGGCAAAAACATTCTTGATGTCAGATTGTGTGGTGGTGGAGATTAAGGAACCTGAACCTGTTGTTGCTGGAAACCCCATGGATAATTCTG GGTATGGATATTAA